Proteins encoded in a region of the Prunus persica cultivar Lovell chromosome G4, Prunus_persica_NCBIv2, whole genome shotgun sequence genome:
- the LOC18780870 gene encoding putative F-box protein At1g47790, protein MGLHSMTTLAQINQIRNQNAFKLEMAHCYQRNKRRTEPLHCYLLTYQRNKRRRVNHVKASKLPFDVITEILSCLPVDSLLRFRCVCKQWFSLIQDLQFIAKHMDRARPLQYSCALIKHETKILEAVIDENFKFLKVCSGLFLEKSLNSQVCRIRNRATHQVLYLPNAHESAEIMDFVFNPSTHECKVVCVGEAGFEVITVGKDEQWRPLKRPNQDVPQQHSKKAINLKYLKATNKAEGIGHLVIFIVDGNNSCLEIQSLDIWNECFTTTTVPRGFLVHLPKVLISYWKQCVAFAEIAEGKLNILVLEDVKEHKWSRKQITVPSEFLKDQNLPNRKASKFILCDMERQISKVMYLENGKKYLTSRQYKPSLIALKGMQSERAGVEMEL, encoded by the exons gtcttcattcgaTGACGACACTTGCACAAATCAACCAAATCAGAAATCAGAATGCGTTCAA GTTGGAGATGGCGCATTGCtaccaaagaaataaaaggagaaCAGAACCTCTCCATTGCTACCTGTTGACCTACCAAAGAAATAAGAGGAGGAGAGTGAACCACGTAAAAGCATCAAAGCTTCCCTTTGATGTCATCACTGAGATTTTAAGCTGCTTGCCTGTGGACTCTTTGCTAAGGTTCAGGTGCGTCTGCAAGCAATGGTTTTCGTTGATTCAAGACCTCCAGTTCATTGCAAAACACATGGATCGAGCCCGTCCTCTGCAATACTCCTGTGCATTAATCAAACATGAAACTAAAATATTAGAAGCTGTGATTGATGAAAATTTCAAGTTCCTTAAGGTTTGTTCTGGCTTGTTTTTGGAGAAGAGTCTTAATTCTCAAGTTTGCCGGATCAGAAACCGTGCAACTCATCAAGTACTTTACTTGCCTAATGCACATGAAAGCGCAGAAATAatggactttgtttttaatcCATCGACTCATGAGTGTAAAGTGGTATGTGTTGGAGAAGCTGGTTTTGAAGTCATAACTGTTGGAAAGGATGAGCAATGGAGACCTCTGAAGCGCCCTAACCAAGATGTGCCTCAACAGCATAGCAAGAAAGCAATAAACCTAAAATATCTGAAAGCAACTAACAAGGCAGAAGGGATTGGTCATTTGGTTATATTTATCGTCGACGGGAACAATTCGTGCCTGGAAATTCAATCTCTTGATATCTGGAACGAATGTTTCACTACTACTACGGTGCCCCGGGGATTTTTAGTACATTTGCCTAAAGTTTTGATTAGCTATTGGAAGCAATGTGTAGCTTTTGCAGAAATAGCAGAGGGAAAGCTTAACATATTGGTGTTAGAGGACGTGAAGGAGCACAAATGGAGTAGAAAGCAGATCACTGTTCCGTCGGAATTTTTAAAGGATCAGAATCTTCCTAATAGGAAAGctagtaaatttattttgtgtgaCATGGAGAGGCAGATAAGTAAGGTCATGTATTTAGAGAATGGGAAGAAATATTTAACTTCAAGGCAGTACAAGCCAAGCCTGATAGCTCTCAAGGGAATGCAATCAGAAAGGGCTGGAGTGGAAATGGAACTATGA